In Posidoniimonas polymericola, one genomic interval encodes:
- the uraH gene encoding hydroxyisourate hydrolase codes for MSPITTHVLDTSVGRPAAGVRVELYTTGEDSEPSELAAGVTNADGRLADLLGPGGLEAGTYTLRFDTGAYFAALGIEAFFPRVEITFRFDPTGGHYHVPLLLSPFGYSTYRGS; via the coding sequence ATGAGCCCGATCACGACCCACGTGCTCGACACCTCGGTCGGCCGGCCCGCGGCCGGCGTCCGGGTCGAGCTCTACACCACCGGCGAAGACAGTGAGCCAAGCGAGCTCGCCGCGGGCGTCACCAATGCCGATGGCCGTCTCGCCGACCTGCTTGGGCCGGGCGGGCTCGAGGCGGGGACTTACACGCTAAGGTTCGACACCGGCGCCTACTTTGCTGCGCTCGGCATCGAGGCGTTCTTCCCGCGGGTCGAGATTACGTTCCGATTCGACCCGACGGGCGGGCACTACCACGTTCCGCTGCTGCTCTCGCCGTTCGGCTACTCGACGTATCGCGGGAGTTAG
- the treZ gene encoding malto-oligosyltrehalose trehalohydrolase: MSTPPRRALATDLDGTLIPLDGNAQNQRDLRALGERLKSGGVGLVFVTGRHFSSVQQAMGEHHLPTPEAIICDVGTSVFEGGGDGRFQPVQAYAQHLGEIIAPMPIGELRSRLESIEGLRAQEDEKQGPFKLSYYADADALPGLAERVQRLLDQWDAPYSLIHSVDPFNNDGLLDLLPRGVSKAHALDWWVERCGWDNRDVVFCGDSGNDLAALTAGYNAVVVGNASRKLARQVYDAHRDAGWRNRLCLPNAAATSGVLAGAGWFGLVAFEQTPPEPMGATPVSASKTHFRVWAPKCKSVSVEIGEPGDAVRHELTPGEDGCFAGFASAAPGDKYSYLLEGPIARPDPVSRRQPDGVHGPSEVVDPNAFPWTDAEWRGVAKRDLVIYELHIGSFTEEGTFRAAIERLPELVELGATAVEVMPVAQSPGKWNWGYDGVNLYAVTHNYGTPDDFRTLVDACHAAGLAVLLDVVYNHLGPEGNYLGEFGPYFSRKHHTPWGSAVNYDGRRSDPVRRWVVENALYWLRDLHLDGLRLDAVHFMHDDSEHTILDEIRAATLEFEQRSGRAIHLIGESNVYDERLLASVGGLKGYDAIWSDCLMHSIYTHASPDFKLTNREYHGTHNLLEAMEHGYLYESSQYVRVAREALGGDLPDRSYIGSLVTALQTHDAVGNHPEGKRLHQLASKDYQRSAAAIMLLYPSIPLLFMGEESAVEAPFPFFADFHDRGLRRAVDRGRIAEYPHHDWSNAPLPSERKSFRISKCADPKLQDPQMRAWYQQLLTLRRHGLAAGWLTPDAMRCEHDTESHVFKLHYSNADGGVTVLARLTPNDHDAQPIEIELPGEVLMSSLETEVNGGQAVLRPNQAVVVGPPAG, encoded by the coding sequence ATGTCCACTCCCCCCCGACGCGCGCTCGCGACCGATCTCGACGGCACGCTGATCCCCCTCGACGGCAACGCACAGAACCAACGCGATTTGCGAGCGTTGGGCGAGCGGCTGAAGTCAGGCGGCGTCGGCTTGGTGTTTGTCACCGGCCGGCACTTCTCGTCCGTGCAGCAGGCGATGGGCGAGCACCACCTCCCAACGCCCGAGGCGATCATCTGCGATGTCGGGACCTCGGTCTTCGAAGGCGGCGGCGACGGCCGATTCCAGCCAGTGCAGGCGTACGCCCAGCACCTCGGTGAGATCATTGCGCCGATGCCGATCGGCGAGTTGCGCTCGCGTCTCGAGTCGATCGAGGGGCTGCGGGCGCAGGAGGACGAGAAGCAAGGCCCCTTCAAGCTCAGCTACTACGCCGACGCCGACGCATTGCCCGGCCTGGCCGAGCGGGTGCAGCGGCTTCTCGACCAGTGGGACGCGCCGTACTCGTTGATCCACAGCGTCGACCCTTTCAACAACGATGGCCTCCTCGACCTGCTCCCGCGAGGCGTCTCGAAGGCCCACGCGCTCGACTGGTGGGTAGAACGCTGTGGGTGGGACAACCGCGATGTTGTCTTCTGCGGCGACTCGGGCAACGACCTGGCCGCCCTCACCGCCGGATACAACGCGGTCGTCGTAGGGAACGCCAGCCGCAAACTGGCCCGCCAGGTCTACGACGCGCACCGCGATGCGGGTTGGCGGAATCGGCTCTGCCTGCCCAACGCCGCCGCCACCAGCGGGGTGCTGGCCGGAGCCGGCTGGTTCGGACTGGTCGCCTTCGAGCAAACGCCGCCCGAACCGATGGGCGCGACGCCGGTGTCCGCCAGCAAGACACACTTCCGCGTCTGGGCGCCCAAGTGCAAGAGCGTCAGCGTAGAAATCGGCGAGCCGGGCGACGCGGTCCGGCACGAGCTGACCCCGGGCGAAGACGGCTGTTTTGCCGGCTTCGCCTCCGCCGCCCCGGGCGACAAGTACAGCTACCTGCTCGAGGGGCCAATCGCCCGGCCCGACCCGGTCTCGCGGCGGCAGCCCGATGGCGTGCATGGGCCCTCGGAGGTTGTCGACCCCAACGCGTTCCCCTGGACCGATGCCGAATGGCGAGGCGTCGCGAAGCGGGACCTTGTCATCTACGAGCTACACATCGGGTCGTTCACCGAAGAAGGCACGTTCCGCGCGGCCATCGAGAGGCTTCCCGAGTTGGTTGAGCTGGGCGCTACGGCGGTTGAGGTGATGCCGGTTGCCCAGTCGCCCGGCAAGTGGAACTGGGGCTACGACGGCGTCAACTTGTACGCGGTCACTCACAACTACGGGACGCCAGACGACTTCCGGACGTTGGTCGACGCCTGCCACGCGGCCGGCTTGGCGGTGCTGCTCGACGTGGTCTACAACCACCTCGGGCCGGAGGGGAACTACCTGGGTGAGTTCGGTCCGTACTTTTCCCGCAAGCACCACACGCCGTGGGGCTCGGCCGTCAACTACGACGGGCGGCGTTCCGACCCGGTCCGCCGGTGGGTCGTTGAGAACGCGCTCTACTGGCTCCGCGACCTGCACCTCGACGGGCTGCGGCTCGACGCGGTGCACTTCATGCACGACGACAGCGAGCACACGATTCTCGACGAAATCCGCGCCGCTACGCTCGAGTTCGAACAGCGGTCGGGACGCGCGATCCACCTGATCGGCGAGTCCAACGTGTACGACGAGCGGTTGCTCGCCAGCGTCGGGGGACTGAAGGGGTACGACGCCATCTGGTCGGACTGCCTGATGCACTCGATCTACACGCACGCCTCGCCCGACTTCAAGCTCACCAACCGCGAGTACCACGGCACCCACAACCTGCTCGAGGCGATGGAGCACGGCTACCTGTACGAAAGCAGCCAGTACGTCCGCGTGGCCCGCGAGGCGCTAGGGGGCGACCTGCCCGACCGATCGTACATCGGGTCGCTGGTGACCGCCCTGCAGACGCACGACGCGGTCGGCAATCACCCGGAGGGCAAGCGGCTGCACCAGCTGGCGTCGAAGGACTACCAGCGGTCGGCGGCCGCAATCATGCTGCTCTACCCAAGCATCCCGCTGCTGTTCATGGGCGAGGAGTCGGCCGTCGAGGCGCCCTTCCCGTTCTTCGCCGACTTTCATGACCGCGGGCTCCGCCGCGCTGTCGACCGCGGCCGCATCGCCGAGTACCCACACCACGACTGGTCGAACGCGCCGCTGCCGTCGGAGCGGAAGTCGTTCCGCATCTCGAAGTGCGCCGACCCAAAGCTCCAGGACCCGCAGATGCGGGCGTGGTACCAGCAGCTGCTCACGCTCCGCAGGCACGGACTGGCAGCCGGCTGGCTGACGCCCGACGCGATGCGGTGCGAGCACGACACGGAGTCGCACGTTTTCAAGCTGCACTACTCAAACGCGGATGGCGGGGTAACCGTGCTGGCCCGGCTGACGCCCAACGACCACGACGCCCAGCCGATTGAGATTGAACTGCCCGGCGAAGTGCTGATGTCGTCACTCGAAACGGAGGTCAATGGCGGACAAGCAGTGCTGCGGCCCAACCAGGCGGTCGTTGTTGGCCCGCCTGCGGGGTAG
- a CDS encoding amylosucrase → MTGLNNNGVLDELSFKADLTLQRLRPRLEEHWRESTLDEASRRSFEHRLAEHWPLLFKLLYRLYGGRYDFFYHVEQVLLTAARAWADRSERLKKTDQMRANNPEWFLSEKIVGGAIYVDLFSENLSRLRDQVGYFKELGLTYLHLMPLFAVRPGDNDGGYAISNYRSVDPRLGTIDDLRLLAEDLHEKGILLVLDFVFNHTADDHEWAQLAQAGSREHQEFYYIFPDRTEPDRYEHTLREVFPTVRRGNFTWHDGMQQWVWTTFNNFQWDLNYSNPAVFRSMLEEMFFIANTGVDILRLDAVAFIWKRLGTNCENQPEAHALIQAFNRLARIATPGLLFKSEAIVHPDEVVQYVSSKECQISYNPTLMALLWESLATRRVSLLKQTLSHRHKLPETTSWVNYLRCHDDIGWTFDDADAAAIGVNAYDHRKFLNNFYTGQFPESFARGVPFQENLQTGDMRISGTMASLAGLEQAIDEDDEEKKELALRRMLLLHGVTLSIGGIPLLYLGEEWGMLNDYEFAKDPAKAADSRWIHRPKMKWEFLEELDDHIASGNGSIRTRIFTSMQRMIRLRKESPALAGQTMELIATSNDHVLGYVRRFEGHRLVVLANFSEHEQVIEGNKLRTAALGRFFQDELSEATFATSEPMKLQGYQVLWLKSV, encoded by the coding sequence ATGACAGGATTGAATAACAACGGCGTACTGGATGAACTGTCGTTTAAGGCCGACCTAACGTTGCAGCGCCTCCGCCCGCGTCTCGAGGAGCACTGGCGCGAGTCGACGCTGGACGAGGCCTCGCGCCGGTCGTTCGAGCACCGCTTGGCCGAGCACTGGCCGCTGCTGTTCAAGCTGCTGTACCGGCTGTACGGCGGCCGCTACGACTTCTTCTACCACGTCGAGCAGGTGCTGCTGACCGCCGCCCGCGCGTGGGCCGACCGGTCCGAGCGGCTGAAGAAGACCGACCAGATGCGGGCGAACAACCCGGAGTGGTTCTTGTCGGAGAAGATCGTCGGCGGGGCGATCTACGTCGACCTGTTCAGCGAGAACCTCAGCCGGCTCCGCGACCAGGTCGGCTACTTCAAGGAACTGGGGCTCACCTACCTGCACCTGATGCCGCTGTTCGCCGTCCGCCCCGGCGACAACGACGGCGGCTACGCGATCAGCAACTACCGCTCGGTCGACCCGCGGCTCGGCACCATCGACGACCTCCGCCTGCTGGCCGAGGACCTGCACGAGAAGGGCATCCTGCTGGTGCTCGATTTCGTGTTCAACCACACCGCCGACGACCACGAGTGGGCCCAGCTGGCTCAGGCCGGCAGCCGCGAGCACCAGGAGTTCTACTACATCTTCCCCGACCGCACCGAGCCGGACCGCTACGAGCACACGCTCCGCGAGGTCTTCCCGACGGTCCGCCGTGGCAACTTTACCTGGCACGACGGCATGCAGCAGTGGGTCTGGACCACGTTCAACAACTTCCAGTGGGACCTCAACTACAGCAACCCGGCCGTGTTCCGCTCGATGCTGGAAGAGATGTTCTTCATCGCCAACACGGGCGTCGACATCCTGCGGCTCGACGCCGTGGCGTTCATCTGGAAGCGGCTGGGCACCAACTGCGAGAACCAGCCGGAGGCCCACGCCCTCATCCAGGCGTTTAACCGCCTGGCCCGGATCGCGACGCCCGGACTGCTGTTCAAGTCCGAGGCGATCGTCCACCCCGACGAGGTCGTGCAGTACGTCAGCTCGAAAGAGTGCCAGATCTCGTACAACCCAACGCTGATGGCGTTGTTGTGGGAGTCGCTCGCGACGCGGCGGGTGTCGCTGCTGAAGCAGACGCTGTCGCACCGGCACAAGCTGCCGGAGACCACCTCTTGGGTCAACTACCTGCGGTGCCACGACGACATCGGCTGGACCTTCGACGACGCCGACGCCGCCGCGATCGGCGTCAACGCCTACGACCACCGCAAGTTTCTTAACAACTTCTACACGGGCCAGTTCCCCGAGTCGTTCGCCCGTGGGGTGCCTTTCCAGGAGAACCTGCAGACCGGCGACATGCGGATCTCGGGCACGATGGCCTCGCTGGCCGGCCTGGAGCAGGCGATCGACGAGGACGACGAGGAGAAGAAGGAGCTAGCCCTGCGGCGGATGCTGCTGCTGCACGGCGTGACCCTCAGCATCGGCGGCATCCCGCTGCTGTACCTGGGCGAAGAGTGGGGCATGCTCAACGACTACGAGTTCGCCAAGGACCCCGCCAAGGCGGCCGACTCGCGCTGGATCCATCGCCCAAAGATGAAGTGGGAGTTCCTCGAGGAGCTGGACGACCACATCGCTTCGGGCAACGGCTCGATCCGCACCCGCATCTTCACCTCGATGCAGCGGATGATCCGCCTCCGCAAGGAATCGCCGGCGTTGGCCGGCCAGACCATGGAGCTGATCGCCACCTCCAACGACCACGTGCTGGGGTACGTGCGGCGGTTCGAGGGGCACCGACTGGTTGTGCTGGCGAATTTCTCCGAACATGAGCAGGTGATCGAGGGCAACAAGCTCCGCACCGCCGCGCTGGGCCGGTTCTTCCAGGACGAGTTGTCCGAGGCCACCTTCGCGACCAGTGAGCCGATGAAGCTGCAGGGCTACCAGGTCCTGTGGCTCAAGAGCGTCTAG
- a CDS encoding HAD-IIB family hydrolase, with translation MENSLETDSQLAPSKFAAASDDVLVPFTRPGKLKVSLISLHGLIRAHDPQLGWDADTGGQIKYVLDLARCLARQPQVSGVELVTRQIIDSSVDDSYAQLEEPICEGAKIVRIPFGPKRYLKKESLWPYIDIFVDQVLQHFKRNGLPAIIHGHYADAGLAGAQLARLLHIPFVFTGHSLGRVKRERLSLRKGQSDGLESKYKFSSRVEAEEIALETAAMIVTSTNQEVQQQYEMYDHYVPARMEVIPPGVDLNEFWPAGDDWQRPAIADQLDRFLKEPEKPMILTLARPDERKNLEKLVQVYGESEELQELANLVLILGSRDNIRDLPKAQQAILTNILHAIDRYDLYGKVAYPKTHAPGDVPDLYRLAAQGKGAFINPALTEPFGLTLLEAGATGLPIVATNDGGPQDIIANCRNGLLIDPLDSASIERALLRTLTEPEQWEEWSQNGVTGTREHYSWDNHAQRYLRDLTDILNHSPPPVLSHKSASRRLPEFDRLIITDLDNTLTGDDESLRRFIEMIDQNEHVGLGIDTGRTLDSAMGLIEELHLPKPDLIVTDVGTQLHYGEHLTPDRSWRKAIGYAWNRDAVCQLLDGLPGFYKQDESHQSEYKVSYQIDPEKSPKVAAIKKILREAGVRAKVVLSLGMYLDVIPVRGGSDMSVRHILWKWSFAPEDVLVAGDSGNDAGMLQGRSLGIVVGNYSPELERLRSRPRIYFAEASHAAGIIEGIDYYNFLDKLVIPNDRIE, from the coding sequence ATGGAAAACAGCCTCGAGACCGATTCCCAACTCGCCCCCAGTAAGTTTGCCGCAGCGAGTGACGATGTGCTCGTGCCGTTCACGCGGCCCGGCAAGCTCAAGGTATCGCTGATCAGCCTGCACGGCTTAATCCGGGCGCACGACCCGCAGCTGGGCTGGGACGCCGACACCGGGGGGCAGATCAAGTACGTTCTTGACCTAGCCCGCTGCCTGGCCCGCCAGCCCCAAGTGAGCGGCGTCGAGCTGGTGACTCGACAGATCATCGACTCGTCGGTTGACGACTCGTACGCTCAGCTGGAAGAGCCGATCTGCGAAGGGGCCAAGATCGTCCGGATCCCGTTCGGCCCCAAGCGCTACCTGAAAAAGGAGTCGCTCTGGCCGTACATCGACATCTTTGTCGACCAAGTACTGCAGCACTTCAAGCGGAACGGACTGCCGGCGATTATCCACGGCCACTACGCCGACGCCGGCCTGGCTGGGGCGCAGCTCGCGCGGCTGCTGCACATCCCGTTCGTGTTCACGGGGCACTCGCTCGGCAGGGTCAAGCGAGAGCGGCTCTCGCTCCGCAAGGGCCAGTCGGACGGCCTGGAGTCGAAGTACAAGTTTTCGTCCCGGGTCGAGGCGGAAGAGATCGCCCTCGAGACCGCGGCGATGATTGTCACGAGCACCAACCAAGAGGTGCAGCAGCAGTACGAGATGTACGATCATTACGTGCCGGCCCGCATGGAAGTGATCCCGCCGGGCGTCGACCTCAACGAGTTCTGGCCCGCCGGCGACGACTGGCAGCGGCCGGCGATTGCCGACCAGCTCGACCGGTTCCTGAAGGAGCCGGAAAAGCCGATGATCCTGACGCTCGCCAGGCCGGACGAGCGGAAGAACCTCGAGAAGCTGGTCCAGGTCTACGGCGAGAGCGAGGAGCTGCAGGAGCTGGCCAACCTGGTGCTGATCCTCGGCTCACGCGACAACATCCGCGATCTGCCGAAGGCCCAGCAGGCGATCCTGACGAACATCCTCCACGCGATCGACCGCTACGACCTGTACGGCAAGGTCGCCTACCCCAAGACCCACGCGCCTGGCGACGTGCCCGACCTGTACCGCCTGGCCGCACAAGGGAAGGGCGCGTTTATCAACCCGGCGTTGACCGAGCCGTTCGGCCTGACGCTGCTCGAGGCGGGCGCCACCGGTCTGCCGATTGTCGCCACCAACGACGGCGGGCCCCAGGACATCATCGCCAATTGCCGCAACGGACTGCTGATCGACCCGCTCGACAGCGCGTCGATCGAGCGGGCGTTGCTGCGGACCCTCACCGAGCCTGAGCAGTGGGAGGAGTGGTCGCAGAACGGCGTCACCGGCACCCGCGAGCACTACTCGTGGGACAACCACGCCCAACGCTACCTGCGCGACCTGACCGACATCCTCAATCATTCTCCCCCGCCGGTGCTGAGTCACAAGTCGGCCTCGCGGCGGTTGCCGGAGTTTGACCGTCTGATTATCACCGACCTCGACAACACGCTGACAGGCGACGACGAGTCGCTGCGGCGATTCATCGAGATGATCGACCAGAACGAGCACGTTGGCCTCGGCATCGACACCGGCCGCACGCTCGACAGCGCGATGGGGCTGATCGAGGAGCTGCACCTGCCGAAGCCGGACCTGATCGTGACGGACGTCGGCACCCAGCTGCACTACGGCGAGCACCTGACGCCGGACCGCAGCTGGCGGAAGGCGATTGGCTACGCGTGGAACCGCGACGCGGTCTGCCAGCTGCTCGACGGGCTGCCGGGGTTCTACAAGCAGGACGAGAGCCACCAGTCGGAGTACAAGGTCAGCTACCAGATCGACCCCGAAAAATCCCCTAAGGTCGCTGCAATCAAGAAAATCCTCAGGGAGGCCGGGGTCCGTGCTAAGGTTGTCTTGTCGCTGGGAATGTACCTGGACGTTATCCCGGTCCGCGGCGGCAGCGACATGTCCGTAAGGCATATTTTGTGGAAGTGGAGCTTCGCCCCGGAGGACGTCCTGGTGGCGGGCGACTCGGGCAACGACGCCGGCATGCTGCAGGGCCGCTCGCTTGGGATCGTCGTCGGGAACTACAGCCCGGAGCTCGAGCGGCTGAGGAGCCGGCCGCGGATTTACTTTGCCGAGGCGTCGCACGCCGCGGGCATCATCGAGGGGATTGATTACTACAACTTCTTGGACAAGCTAGTCATCCCCAATGACAGGATTGAATAA
- a CDS encoding SDR family oxidoreductase translates to MHANERYDAPFAVTGATGYVGGRLAPALLERGQRVRCLVRSPRKIEQRTWRRAEKLEVVECDLMETDRVTEALRGCRVAYYLVHSMISAGDEYQQRDLKLARSFATAAERAGIEQIIYLGGLGEDSDDLSAHLQSRREVEQALASTSVPVTTLRAAMIIGAGSASFEILRYLVNRLPIMITPRWVDTECQPVAITDVLHWLIAAGESPEAVGKTLDIGGADSHTYRELMQITARQLGLGRRWIFGVPVLTPRLSSAWISLITPVTYRIARPLADGLSNRVVVGDRPAQAVLPHEPLTSEQAISAAVHAAEVNQVETHWSAAGPIPGDPDWAGGSVLRDERQIDIDAPASAVFDAVCRVGGGHGWYAGDILWKIRGWMDQLVGGPGLRRGRRHPENIQYGEALDFWRVVGIERGRLLRLRAEMKLPGDAQLEFRLEPTDAPARTRLFMAASFRPRGLFGLFYWYAVLPLHHFVFGGMLQGIKSSAESAAKATAADRPVPAGNAHSA, encoded by the coding sequence ATGCACGCTAACGAACGATACGACGCCCCCTTCGCGGTCACCGGCGCGACCGGCTACGTCGGCGGCCGCCTAGCCCCGGCGTTGCTCGAACGTGGGCAGCGGGTCCGCTGCCTCGTCCGCTCGCCTCGCAAGATCGAACAGCGTACCTGGCGCCGCGCGGAGAAGCTCGAGGTCGTTGAGTGCGATCTCATGGAGACCGACCGCGTCACCGAGGCCCTGCGCGGCTGCCGAGTGGCCTACTACCTGGTTCACTCAATGATTTCCGCGGGTGACGAGTACCAGCAGCGAGACCTCAAGCTCGCCAGGTCCTTTGCGACCGCGGCGGAGCGCGCCGGTATTGAGCAGATCATCTATCTCGGCGGGCTCGGCGAGGACTCCGATGACCTCAGCGCGCACCTCCAATCGCGGCGCGAAGTCGAACAGGCGCTCGCGTCGACTAGTGTGCCGGTAACGACCCTGCGCGCGGCGATGATCATTGGCGCCGGCTCGGCGTCGTTCGAAATCCTTCGCTACCTCGTCAATCGGCTGCCGATCATGATTACGCCCCGCTGGGTCGACACCGAGTGCCAGCCCGTGGCGATAACCGACGTGCTGCACTGGCTGATCGCCGCCGGGGAATCGCCCGAGGCCGTCGGCAAGACCCTCGATATCGGCGGGGCCGACTCGCACACGTACCGCGAGCTGATGCAGATCACCGCCCGGCAGCTCGGCTTAGGCCGCCGCTGGATCTTCGGCGTTCCGGTGCTCACGCCGCGGCTCAGCTCGGCCTGGATCAGCCTGATCACGCCGGTCACCTATCGAATTGCCCGCCCCCTGGCCGACGGCCTCAGCAACCGCGTGGTTGTTGGCGACCGCCCGGCGCAGGCGGTGCTCCCCCACGAGCCGCTCACCTCCGAGCAGGCGATCAGCGCCGCGGTCCACGCCGCCGAAGTCAACCAGGTTGAGACCCACTGGTCGGCCGCCGGCCCGATCCCGGGAGACCCCGACTGGGCGGGCGGCTCGGTGCTGCGTGACGAGCGCCAGATTGATATCGACGCTCCGGCCTCCGCGGTGTTCGACGCGGTCTGCCGGGTCGGCGGCGGCCACGGGTGGTACGCCGGCGACATCCTCTGGAAGATCCGCGGCTGGATGGACCAATTGGTCGGCGGCCCGGGCCTCCGCCGGGGACGCCGCCACCCAGAGAACATCCAGTACGGCGAGGCGCTCGACTTCTGGCGGGTAGTCGGCATCGAGCGCGGCCGCCTGCTGCGGCTGCGGGCCGAGATGAAGCTGCCCGGCGATGCGCAGCTCGAGTTCCGCCTCGAGCCTACCGACGCCCCCGCACGCACGCGTCTATTCATGGCGGCCTCGTTCCGCCCGCGGGGCCTGTTCGGGCTGTTCTACTGGTACGCGGTGCTGCCGCTGCACCACTTTGTGTTCGGCGGGATGCTGCAGGGCATCAAGTCGTCGGCCGAATCCGCGGCCAAAGCGACCGCGGCCGACCGGCCCGTGCCCGCGGGCAACGCGCACTCGGCTTGA
- a CDS encoding SDR family NAD(P)-dependent oxidoreductase codes for MGDSTAAYLVIGASGSIGAATARRLAASGARVALAARSSDRLLELASELDAPCFEIDPTEIGEVEEAFGAAAEQLGGLTGAVNCVGSLMLKPAHLTSADDWADTLRINLTSAFAVVRGAAQTMRRSGGSVVLISSAAARHGFANHEAIAAAKAGVIGLTTSAAATYAPFGLRFNAVAPGLVRTRMTEQIWSKDASRAASEAMHAVGRLGEPDDIASAIAWLLAPENSWLTGEVLTVDGGLSTVRTAARKKPS; via the coding sequence ATGGGCGATTCAACCGCTGCATATCTAGTAATCGGGGCATCTGGCTCGATCGGCGCGGCAACCGCCCGCAGGCTAGCGGCTTCGGGCGCCCGGGTTGCGCTCGCCGCCCGGTCAAGTGATCGGCTGCTAGAGCTCGCCTCGGAGCTCGACGCCCCGTGCTTCGAGATTGACCCCACCGAGATTGGCGAGGTCGAGGAGGCGTTCGGCGCCGCTGCGGAGCAGCTTGGCGGGCTGACCGGCGCGGTCAACTGCGTCGGGTCGCTGATGCTGAAGCCGGCGCACCTCACCAGCGCCGACGACTGGGCAGACACGCTCCGCATCAACCTCACCTCGGCGTTTGCCGTCGTGCGGGGCGCGGCGCAGACAATGCGCCGCAGCGGTGGCTCAGTCGTTTTGATCTCGTCCGCGGCGGCGCGGCACGGATTCGCGAACCACGAGGCAATTGCCGCCGCCAAGGCGGGCGTCATCGGGCTGACAACTTCGGCGGCGGCTACGTACGCCCCCTTCGGCCTGCGGTTCAATGCGGTCGCCCCGGGCCTGGTGCGAACCCGCATGACCGAGCAGATCTGGTCGAAGGACGCGTCGCGGGCTGCCTCCGAGGCGATGCACGCCGTGGGTCGACTCGGCGAACCGGACGACATCGCCAGCGCAATCGCCTGGCTGCTCGCCCCCGAAAACAGCTGGCTCACCGGCGAGGTGCTCACCGTCGACGGCGGCCTGAGCACGGTCCGCACCGCCGCCCGCAAAAAGCCTAGCTAG
- a CDS encoding SAM-dependent methyltransferase, with protein sequence MIDLGPEEPTAEINVRNPRFYRRVALGGALGAADAYIDGDWDAPDLTATLRVLARNATALQQVERGVPRALRPLRSAVNRFRRNTAHGSRRNIAAHYDLSNEFFALMLDPTMTYSSGIFPSAHATLEEASVEKYDRLCRRLRIGPEHHVLEIGTGWGGFAEHAARTYGCRVTTTTISENQHSYAKQRFEEARVADRVELLQSDYRDLRGQYDRVVSIEMIEAVGEEYLPGYFRQCSGLLKPDGAMGLQAITIPDCRYERYRRSVDFIQRYIFPGGFLPSPSAITGCLAEQTDLRLMQQEDFSDHYARTLSEWRERLWGQLPKVHALGFDERFLRTWEYYLAYCEAGFRERQVGVSQWVLTKPLNRTVAGAPAA encoded by the coding sequence GTGATTGACCTTGGGCCCGAGGAGCCGACCGCAGAGATTAACGTGCGGAACCCGCGGTTCTACCGTCGGGTCGCCCTGGGCGGGGCGCTCGGCGCGGCCGACGCTTACATCGATGGCGACTGGGACGCGCCGGACCTCACCGCCACCCTGCGGGTGCTGGCCCGCAACGCGACCGCCCTGCAGCAGGTCGAGCGTGGTGTGCCCCGGGCGCTCCGCCCGCTCCGCTCGGCCGTCAACCGCTTCCGCCGGAACACGGCCCACGGCAGCCGCCGCAACATTGCCGCGCACTACGACCTCAGCAACGAATTTTTCGCGCTGATGCTCGACCCGACGATGACCTACTCGAGCGGCATCTTCCCGAGCGCCCACGCCACGCTCGAAGAGGCTTCGGTCGAGAAGTACGATCGCCTGTGTCGCAGGCTGCGGATCGGCCCGGAGCACCACGTGCTCGAAATCGGCACGGGCTGGGGCGGCTTCGCCGAGCACGCCGCCCGCACCTACGGCTGCCGGGTCACGACGACAACCATCTCCGAGAATCAGCACAGCTACGCGAAGCAGCGTTTCGAAGAAGCACGCGTCGCGGACCGGGTCGAGCTGCTTCAGAGCGACTACCGCGATCTCCGCGGGCAGTACGACCGGGTTGTTTCGATCGAGATGATCGAGGCGGTTGGCGAGGAGTACCTGCCCGGCTATTTCCGGCAGTGTTCGGGCCTGTTGAAGCCAGACGGGGCGATGGGGCTGCAGGCGATCACCATCCCCGACTGCCGGTACGAACGCTACCGCCGCTCGGTCGACTTTATTCAGCGGTACATTTTTCCCGGTGGGTTCCTGCCGAGTCCCAGCGCCATTACCGGATGCCTGGCGGAGCAAACCGACCTGCGGCTGATGCAGCAGGAGGACTTCAGCGACCACTACGCCCGGACGCTGAGCGAGTGGCGGGAACGGTTGTGGGGCCAGCTGCCTAAAGTGCACGCATTGGGCTTCGACGAGCGATTCCTGCGTACCTGGGAGTACTACCTTGCGTACTGTGAAGCCGGCTTCCGCGAGCGGCAGGTTGGCGTGTCGCAGTGGGTGCTGACGAAGCCGCTCAACCGCACCGTTGCTGGTGCACCAGCCGCCTAG